The stretch of DNA CCTTACAGGCTGCGCCACGCTGGATTAAATTCACAGGAACACATCAGCACAATTCACTTGGCTTCATGTCACAGCAgctcccatgatgcactgcCTGCCTCCTTATTCTTCTCTCACACGAATTAGACCAGAGCTGAGATACAAATGTTAATGAGCATTTGCATTTTCCTCTCTCGTCTTCtaagcagctgctaaaaagCATCAGAGCCAGGTTTCTGACACATGTGACTGGGTCCAACAGTTTAACCCACCCATGTGTGATTTCTTCTTACTCCTCTGTATCAATGCTCCTCAGGTGGGGACTAGCTCACCCTGACCACCACACCGTTGTATGGAACAGAAAGATAAGTGGAGGATGAAGATAGGAGCCTTGGATGAAACATCAGGCATCAGCTGATGCGCTTTCATGTTATGTTTGGGTCTCTGAGCTCCTGATCCAGCCAGAAAACGGCCCAACACCTTAATATACAGCAGGTAAGCTGGTTGTTGGAGAGTATCCTGACTCCTTCCACATCTAAAGAACCTCATTAAGAGCTGATAGAGCTCCTCAGCTGTTCCAGAGCCTTATGTCTACACTAAACTCTGCAGCAATATGAGTGTGACACATTATTTCCCAGGTCAATCGACAATTATCAGTGTGAAAATAATCCACATCTGTCTACACCACCACTGCTGCACAGAGGATGTCACAGCTCAGATCAGACACAATGCGTCTCCTTAAAAAGTTGAATCCAAAATTATTgttaattcattaaaaaaattctCGTctgcaaataaacacacatttattactgTAGCTAATTGTCTTTTTCAAAAAATGGGGTTTGATTTTTGTCTCTTTCTAACTGAGTCAGAGCAGATGACTGAGCCAGTGTCACATGGGCTGAAGCTTCTCATCTCTTAAGAATATGCTTCAGTGATTTAGGCTGAAGTTGAATAAATTATGCTTCAATGGGTTTGCAGTAAAAAATACATTGAAGTACTTCAGGCTGTTACCAGAGAAAAGACCGTATAACAGGGAGCCATtcagtgttattgttattattattataccaGACAAGCAGGTGGAGAACGTATGAGGAACAGGTGAGAACAGTGGCGTGCattgaggttcatggctggtgaggcacaaagtcctctggagtcagattttacaatcataataccttaaaGAGTGTATATTTCAGtatttaattgtcagaatgcatattaCTACTGGCCATATCATCATAcctatctcacctaaaggagTATCACAACACAACATTTGGTTTTGAAGGAACATAGAttttatagcagtaagagacctgacctgtagcctgCATGTATTTTTACTATAGAGAGGCgtaaatgttcaatttttttaagtttttaaaactttaaatactgcTATAATTAGTTGTATAGATTTGCTCTTCATTACTATAACATAAATtacttcactcaaggttcaaatttacttctcaatcacttgaattgttttacttagtgtcattcGGTGGTGGGGATACTCTGCGTTAAAGGGTGGTAGCAGCGCCCTCTACTGGATGAGGCGCAGACatgtccagcctcccctcatgtTTTTCTGTCGGTTTTAGAGGAAAACTAATTATGTCAAAATAtcatcaataaacacattatgcaggtttgtacaaagtcatggtgtagaataaagccgtctgaaggctgcaaacattatactggaaacaaaatgtgaaactgaAAGAGGTTGTGCTTTGCATAAGctcatttactgacagtttcagcatcaggGCTGAGGTTCCTTCTTGCCATATTTGATAAGGAAATGCACAGATTTGGCGATTTTTACTCAGGACAATGTTAAGGTAATTGAAACTATAGTAAAAAATATACTTTATAACATGAACAGAAATAAATTTTTGGATGTTATAGTATTGTCAGGCGAGGTAAGGCCAGCCtcccctgcctaccctgaccgcacgtcactgGGTGAGAGTGGTCAACTGGCAACAAACATGATGTGGGCGTGGTTTGGGATTGTGGGTGTGGTTTGAGATAGGGGGCGTGGTTGGAGAGGGAGTCCAGACTAAGACAGAACCTGCTCTTCTCCAGAGACGTCAAAGTGTCAATGATCTTGAACATCAACCAGTACATGACGACGTTTTCCAAGCCTCAGGGTCCAACAGAAATGGATTTTTATAGTTTGGCTGTGTTCAGCAGGTTTAACCTCCTGCTATAACAAATGGCTTAAGAACTGAATGAAGTCACAGGCAGAGACAAATGTGGTGTCAGCGTTATCAGCACAATGTGAGCGggttgaaaaaagaaaaagtagaaaCAAGAGACATGACACACGCAGATCAATACAACACAACCAACACCTGGAGACACGGGCATGCTGCTCCCGCGGACCCGGTCCGGCCagtgatgtgctgctgctctgccaacCAGCCCAGTGCAGAAATGGGTCATAGGCTGTTATCGCTGCTCCCAGAGGCcacagagctcagagctgctgttccTGCTAAACACTGGCTGCTACACAAAGGACAGCCTGGCTTCTATTCACACACGCAATAATAACATGTATGTTACACACAGGTCTGAgccaacacacatttacatgaatCTCCCCATTGGCCTCATGCTATATTATATCCTATTTACAATAAATCCACAGACGCCATGTTGCCTCCGTCTGATTCCACAGAGGCCAAGAGAAAAACATTAGCCGCGTATGTTAACAATGACCACAAAATATGTTACTGAGctatgtgtttgttgtgtgggtTAGTCAGGACAAGTCCAATGGTTACTTCATGAGCCTTGTGGTTCAGTGAATTTATCGGATGCCAGTCTCCTCAGCATGGGGTCTGTCCTCCCCAAATCTTCCTGCTGGGAAGCAGTCATTTATCAAGTCTCAaccagacacagaaaccagtgaaaccagcagcagctccgacTGGTACAGAGGGAACCAGGTGGGAGGCACCAGGTATATGCTGATGGAGGACCAGTGAGCTAACAGACAGGCTGTGCTGCTCACACAGGCTGCGAGTAAGAGACGGATGAGAGCGATGACAGGACGTCAGCAGCGTGTTCATCTGAGCACATTAGGGCCTCAGCGCTGCTGCAGTAGCTTCGCTAACGAGAATCGCGGGCTGTGAAAGGTTCCCGTGTGATTCATCAGCAGCCAAGAGGCCTGTCGTCTGAGGATCTAAATAAACCATTTGACTTCCAGCCTCAGAGACGTCGACAGTCATGCAACAGAGTTTGATTCAGGCCACAGTCGAAAATAAGCTAAATGAAGTCTGTCCTGCCTAAAACAGCATTTGattcttttctgttttgatcagaagaaaaaaactaaaacttatGTAATTGGTAAATTTCAAGATGAAATGTACAAAAAGAGACAATTTTAAAGTCGTGCTTTTCAACGACTTCTTTTTTCCCTCATGAGAGAATCAGGACAGTGAGCAGATGCTGACAGTGTCAGGCCTTTACAGCCTAATGTCTGACCTCCTTCTGGAAAACTAACACTTTATGCACTGCAGAGCCAACAGTGAAATCTGACCGTTGACTCCATTACCTGCTTGTTGCTCCACTGACTGACATCGTTAATAGAACAGTCTCTAGATCAAGGAGACGTTTTAAAGTCTGAAACCTGTTTTGGACCCAGTGAAGTTTTAACGCATTACAATAGTCGACGCTGTGGAGTCTGCGTTGATCGTCACATCTTGAGTTAAACTACATTCAGTAACAGGTCGTATCCTAATACGTTTATGATTTAAAGCCTGTTTTGAATGAGtacacaataataacaataatgattaAAGACTAACTCCACCGTGAGACTGATGCTGTCGGCGGCCGCGCACTCGCCGCTTTTAACGGCTTTCCCTTGTTTCCTGGACCCGTGTTCTTTTCGGCGCTGCGTGGACAGACTTACCCTCCACAGCCCACACCGCCGGCAGCAtccacaggaaacagaaaatTTCCATCATTATTCCACGCTTTCGGCCGTAGACAGTGAGTGCGTGCATCGCGCAGAGGTCCAGTAACGGGCCATGAGCTGGAGTCAaggggagcagagcagcatcctcatcctcatcctcatcatcagcagcagcaccggagAAACGGCCGACGAGCCGCCGCTCCGGAGAAAccagagggggagggagggagagccgtcgcgtgcgcgcgcgtctgTCTGCTAATTTTTGGATTTGcctaaaaaaacacagtgacactACGTAATTATGAGCTGAACCGCTTCAAACGTgacctgctgtgtttgctccGTTGCATCCTACAGAAAAGAAAGTCATTTAGCCAAGAAAGAAGAGCCCATGAGGTGGAAGTCATACATCAGCTTCTACAGAAATGATGCAAATGACAGATTTCTGTTtggagcaaagaggaggaaacatGAGGTAGATCCTCATGTGACGATGGATGAgcagaaacctgcagcagcttaaAGCAGCTCTTCTACCTCATCGGCACCTGAAACGTTTTGACAGAAAAACTAGAGCTAGACCACGAAACTGCCTCCTGatccacagctgcagagaaggatgcaactgctgtgtgtgactggaCATGCAGTTCACAGTGGATATACTACACTCAGTCACGTCATGGCCAagctgttgctaggcaacctaCAAACTGAGGTTTCATATCAAATCAGGCATCAAAGAGGAGACACCTGGACACCTACAAAAGCTCCAACATGTGTTCAAATGCTTATAAACACTGCTGCGTTCACCAAATGAATGATCACTATTAAGGATTTGTTGGTGATGAGGAGCTAAACCATCATGAACAAACAGCCTCTGATGATGTGTTactctgtgtctttgtcagtGCTTGGCTGCACTGCTGTCGTGTCCACAGTGGATCCACAGCTGACCCGTCTGAGCTGTTTCATAAGACTGCGGTGGCTGGCAGATACAGAGCGACGGGAGAGGACGAGCGAGAGAATtagcgagggagagggagcaaaTAGAGCAGAAGAATATGGGCCTGACAAAAAGGAATCCAGCCTTCCTCCAGATGAATGAGGGCTGCAAAACCACGGATTAGAGGAGCCCGTGGCTCGTTCCCATGGAAACCTCTGCCCAGGGAGACAACGATGAGAATGCAGCAGATTGTAGGTCAGACAAGCCAACAGCGATCCAATCAAACCTAATCTCTCCTGACTTGTGGGTCATAGATTGAGCGGTAAAGCTGGAGCTATAGCTGCTTTCCCCACTGGTCCCAGCTACGGAGCAGAGCAGTGGATGTCAGACATCAGCCGCTGCACAAAGGCTAAATACCCTGTGTGAGGCACATATAGAAATAATGTCTCagtgatgttgtgtttgtgaatatAGCTACAAATACTAATGTGTGACAGTGGTTTGACTGAGGCAAACTTACACAGAGCTGTAGTCAGTGACACAACCAGTGAGCAGATttccagaggagctggagcgtTAGTGCCTCCTCCCGCACTGATGGAGGAAAAACTCCAGAAACCTGCAGATCCATGATCTGGAAAAGATCCCACTCAGTGCAGTAAAAACCGAAACTAGCCCGGCAGAAAATTAAACTTGTTCCAAAACTAGAGGTGAAACGGATTCAATAGTGATTGAGCACATGGTGTATATGTGCGTATATGTGTAAACACATGTATGTGCtggtatatgtatgtatttatacatatattacatgtCCGTCCTGATAatacttttttctgttttcaatcTTCCCTTCTATACTATGTGAAAACAATCATAAGTgtgcaaagcaatttccctctgggattaaaaacgttttttgaatcttgaatcctAAATAGTCAGCAGTGTGAAACCTGAACCCACATCGTCCTGAACAAACATGAACACGAACTCTAAAGCTCAGGTGAACGGAGTACGTGGACACTCGTCTGCCGTTGTCCTAAAGGAGGAATCAGGTGGAGTAGGAGGATGATGCTCATCCTAtgtcaaaccaaacacacaggTGAGTGGCACAATAACATGAGCATAGTTTTGCTTCAGCACAAGAGACACGGACCAACGACAAAGAGTTAATGGACCCTAAAAACATGAACAGGACACAGGATTGAGCTCAGCGATCACGTTGCCTTGTTCGTGTCTACagctccctctagtggccaaacctcatttttatattttatttctcttcctctgttcaTAGAGCTCAGAATCAGAAACTTGTTGATCGCCAAGTTCGGTGATGGTTTCACAATACTAGGAACTTACTTTGGTGATTTGTTGGTTACATAAATCATAAACCAGTGAACTATGCTAAGATTAAAAAATGCAAAGTTCAATCAATCAATGAATCTTGATGATGTCATGTTTATTAAACTCCACAAGCTGAATAAACAATGAAGCAGCAGTCAACGTGAACAGGCTTGGTGTGAGGATACCTTCCCAGCAGGTTCTGTTCTGGAGCCTCTACGTTTGCTCCATGGGTAGATCTCAGCAGATTATGACGTCACTGTGCAGCGCCTCAGGCAGGATTACGTGCATGTCCACTAGGTAGTGGAAATGAAACCGTGGAGGTAAAGCATGAGAGACGTCTGAGGCCGTGGTGAGTGAAACGCTACATGAGCCAGGTATAGGAACAGATTCAACCGTTTTCTACCCTAATGTTTTGGTGAACTGGAGGATTAGACTAACTAACACTTCCTTCTAGTGTTTCCTGGTGCTAACAGGATGAAGGTGCGGTGGACGATGCTGGGCCTGGTGGTCTTCTTCCTGGTGTCTGTGGTCATGACCTGCTGTTTCATATGGCAGTACAGGATGCCAAAGATGAAGACAGGTAAGAACAGGTTACCGTGGCAACCACACTCACAATTAAAGTGCTAAAGAGAAGCAGTTTAACTCAAGTCTGAGAAGAAGCAGCTCAAGTTTCTGGTCCAGGTTCTGTTCGAGGGTCAACCTTGAGCTGCTTAGGCGTTAACATACAGAGTTCTTGTCCCCCTGTGTCTGTAGAAGCTCAGACACCTCCTGTGGGTTTTTACACATCTCTGGCCGTTCCCCCACACAGATCCTGGTGAAACACAATCACCTCAGGAGGAGATGTGTCCTCGCTTCCCGGAGCCGGTGGCCCTTAAACATCCCATCACGGCGCTGAGGGTGGCTTTGGAGAAGGTGGAGTCTGTTTATTGACTGATTGTCTCATCATGGACCGATGTCTCACTAAGGTTTGTCCCAACAGATCAGTTTGCTCCTGAAGACCAGTGTTCATACCACCAAGCTGCCAGCGATATCGGCCATTGTGGTTTTAAACGATTCTGTGCTGTGGAACGGAAACTTTGGCAGGAGGAACCTGAGCGACGCCTCCTCATCCGCACCCAATGAGTACACGGTGTACAGGTCAGAGTCCTGTGGACGGGCGTACACATACAGTGACTGATCACAGACGAAGCTCACAGTGGAGCTGGTCTGAGGCTTAGTCAGATTAGAGCTTATGCTCATTAAGTGAGCTTTATATGTTACCTGAGGCTGACAACACTGACCACTTACTAAATGAAGTGCAGCCTCACATTAAGCTGATGCTCACTTCTATCCCTGCAAGTCCAGAATTGCGAGCCTCTCCAAGATCTTCCCCACCATAATGCTCTACAAGCTGTGGGAGGACGGCCTGGTGGCCTCCCTGGACGACCCCCTGCAGAAGTATGCTGAAAACTTCACCATCAAGAACCCACTGGGGAAACGTGGATCTTCAGACGGCCACCACTCCGGCCTGACCCTGCGGAGGATGGTCAGCCAACTCTCAGGTGTTGCTTCGCTCAGCCGGATTCTTAAAAAACACAAGGTTACCACTAACAGATACCTGAGGTCTACTGAAGCATCTCCTGTACAGGAAATGTTCAATCAAAAACATCTGAGGTTTTTATTAGCTTTTTCTACTGGTAATGAGAACTATTGGACTGTTTCCCTCAAGCAGGAGTCAGTGCTTCACCAGATTGGGATCAAGTAGTTTCTAGTTGGTAAATATGTGATAGGTAGGAGACACGTTGTCTGTGATAAACAGACCAACATCAGCAGATGAACGATGTGTTCAGCCTTAGATCTGCTGCGTGACATGACGTTAAAGCAGCAGACTATTAGCAGAATAATGCGTCTGGGTCCTTTTTGTTACATCTTCCACCCAGGTCTACCCAGAAGGCTACGATCCACCAACCTGCTGTGGAGCGGAGACACCTCAGCGGCCCTGGCTTTGTTGGAGGACGACATCCTCGTGGCAGATCCAGGCACCAAGTGAGTAAGAACCCCATGTTTGAGTAGGTGTGCACAGAGTTCAGCCTTGAACACGTCGCTGGCCGTTTCTCCTCAGGTGCCACTACAGCAACGTTGCTTTTTCCTTATTGGCCAACACCTTGGCTCAAAAGCTTGCGGGCACTGACTTCGAAAGCTGGGTTTCACAGCACATACTGGAGCGGCTCCACATGGAGGACACGACGTTCAGCCTGACTCCAGCTGCTGAGAGGCGCGTGGCTGTGGGGGTGTACAGCAGCGGACGGCCGGCGCCGCTCTACGACCTGGGCTGGTACCGCCCGGCGGGCCAGATGTTCTCCACGCCCGCCGACATGGCCAAGCTCACGATGGCTCTTCTGGGCGCCTACGACGGGGCCCTGCTCCGGCAGGACACGCTCAACACCATGCTGACGCCGGTGTTTCGGTGCCACCGCGGCTACTTCGCCAACTCCACCGGCACGCCGTGGGAGGTCAACGAGCAGCTGGGCTACGACGTGCTGAGGAAGGACGGAGACCTCGATGGCTACGCAGCAATGCTGTCCCTGGTGCCGCAACTCAAACTGGGCATGGTGGTCCTGATGGCCGGGGTCCGGCCGAAACCCCAGGACCTGGTGAAGCAGGCCTACAGCCACCTCATCCCGGCCCTGGAGAACGCGTTCAGGGAGGCGAAGCGCACACTCAGGGCGCCACCTGACCCGGCGCCGTACGCTGGCTTCTTTACATACAGGAACATGACTTTCTATGAAATTAAACCCGACGTGAACGGGGTTCTGATCATGCAGCAGTTTGGACCGCAGATAGACACGGCCGTGCCGTCCAAGTACAGAACCATCCTGCTGGACTACCTGCAGGACAGAGTGTTCAGGGTGGTGTTCCAAGGCCCGTACCCATGCAAGCTGAAGGTCAACAGTGCCTCCGTTTCCCTGGAGGCCCAGGACCGACAGCTCTTCAACTTCTACACGTTCAACAAGAAAGGCCTGTCGCCGGGGTTCGATTCACCCGCACTCAACACTTACAGGGTGACGAGGATTGCTGGCAGACCCTATTTCACTTCCTGAAAGCTCGGACGGTCACACGTCAGCTTTCTCCATGTGCTGTATTTGAATAATGCAGATAAATCAGGACAGATCAAATGTTTCGATTTGGCCAGTTATGTCCTTTGGCCCTAATCACCGACTGGATGTCTGTTAAAGACCGTCTGAAGCCACACTCGGACCAAAGTCATAGtttttcagctgctgtgatcagcAATGCTTAGCAGCAGGGCGCCCTAGGCGAGATCATGTTTTTGGACCCTCGGGACAATGAGACATGAGACAAAGTAGAGTCTCAAACATTGTAGTTTACTTTGGTTCCACCAGGGGGGAGGAAAGCGTTTCTGTGACATCAGTACGTCGTGACAATGGCAATTAACTATCAATTCTCACAAACATAATGATGTTACTGAAGGCAGGCGTGACCGGGGTCTCTGCAACGCTCTACATTTTCTGGATCATGACCTGGAATTTACCTGTAGGGAAAAAtaaactgtgttgttgtgttgtgaccTGCAAGAACACTTTTACGCGCTTAGGTGTCACCACATCCAACAGACGCCGTGAGCACTGTgcgtctctgtgctgtgcatcttACACGCAGGCATGACGGACACCTCTGCAGTCACGATGCTCTTCACTCCCAGGCCGCACAGCGCTCCTCTCACCAGGCCACAGGTGAAAGCCAGGTACTACGGACACAAGCAGTCATGTGATCAACACGCTGAAACTCAGTGACCTGctcacagtgaaataaaaatgaattcaaCTGCATCAGAACAAGGTAGAAACTGTACAAAACGTTCTCAGCTCTCTTCGATAAGTGAGAACCGGATGCTGgtgagaggaaggagcgagTGTTTGAAGGGATGAGGAGCCTGTCACCTTTGGGGAGAGTTCCAGGTACTGCTTCCCTGCTGACAGCTGGGCCAGTAACCGGAAGGCGTTGTCCTGGAGAACGTATATGCCCTGGAACACACACCAACAGGAGCCGCTGACTTCTCCGTTTGTGGCAGAGTCAGTGACGGTCTGACCAGTGTTACCTGGTGATTGGTCCGCAGGTTGTCAATTTGCTTCTTGAACACGCAGGTCCAAAAGTCTTTACAGATAAACTTCATGACGTCCAGTTCGTCTTTAAACCGAGCTGTGTCCTTTGTTAGTCTAGGAACATATGAAGATGTTTATTGTAATACTGAATAACGGAAGTGTCACCAAAATCAAGGCAGTGATGACCTTGTAACCAAATCTGCTGTTCACACTATATGGTCAAAACCGTTTAATTGCAATTTTACATGAATGCTTTGGCATCAATTAGATTAAATAACAATCAAATATTTCCCGCTACTTACTTTATGCATGAATACATGCCAGTAAAGGTCGAACGCATTAATATGTTTGTTATTGATATCTTCAAATGACGTCATTAGTACAGGCAGAATGACAACACTGACGTGGGAAGTGATTGACAGAGTGACGTCACGTGGGTGTGTACGGATTTTAGTGAAACAGCAGATAACTACACATTTGTTAGTTAAGCGTGGCGTGTTTTCAGAgactaaacatttaaaaagagactaaatgtgtaaatatgttaCAAGCGCTACCTCTCCAACAGCCCTTGGCCCACTCGGAAGCCCATGCTCTCCAGCTTGGTGACATTCCTTCCTTGTTCCTGAACATAACAGAGGAGTGatgaagcagagactgagtctgagtctgacgGAGTCCTACCGCGTCTTACCGCGTCTCCGCCGTCCGCTGCCTTGTAAATGTACTGCAGCAGTTCGTAGTGTAAGAGCTGGAAAGGAGCCTCGTCCGCCATCGTCCTGCCTTTGGATCCTGCTTCACACCGGCCCCGACATCGTCTCACTACTGACAGCAAAGTGTTAACCCAAACCAGTTGAACCCTTTCAGACAGCAGCGCTCTTTGTCGCTTCCTGTTTACCGGCGAACGGTGCCGAGCGGTGCCGAACGGAGCTAACAGGTCCAACAGCGCCGCCTGTTGGCTCGGAGTTGACAGTTTTTATTGATTGCTTTACAGTTTGTGTCTATTGCTTACACACTTTTTGCAAAATGTGACCAGCTATGTCAAAACTCTACGCACAAGCCAATCAGACAATGGCACTTCGAAAATTTTGCAACAAAAGCATACACACAAGCTCCATTTAAATTACTCTTTCATATCACCAGCAACACACTGAGGGGTTTGATATAAAACACAGTCTTTGCGTcacaaaaaaaatcttaaataaagcaacaaaatgtgtgtgtgtgtgtgtgtgtgtgtgtgtgtgtgtgtgtgtgtgtgtgtgtgtgtgtgtgtgtgtgtgtttgtgtgtgtggtgcaaaGCAATCAATAAAAACAGGGTCCTACAGTTCCTAGCAGTCTAAATGGAGCTGTATATGCAAAGTG from Betta splendens chromosome 7, fBetSpl5.4, whole genome shotgun sequence encodes:
- the LOC114859223 gene encoding putative beta-lactamase-like 1, which codes for MKVRWTMLGLVVFFLVSVVMTCCFIWQYRMPKMKTDPGETQSPQEEMCPRFPEPVALKHPITALRVALEKISLLLKTSVHTTKLPAISAIVVLNDSVLWNGNFGRRNLSDASSSAPNEYTVYRIASLSKIFPTIMLYKLWEDGLVASLDDPLQKYAENFTIKNPLGKRGSSDGHHSGLTLRRMVSQLSGLPRRLRSTNLLWSGDTSAALALLEDDILVADPGTKCHYSNVAFSLLANTLAQKLAGTDFESWVSQHILERLHMEDTTFSLTPAAERRVAVGVYSSGRPAPLYDLGWYRPAGQMFSTPADMAKLTMALLGAYDGALLRQDTLNTMLTPVFRCHRGYFANSTGTPWEVNEQLGYDVLRKDGDLDGYAAMLSLVPQLKLGMVVLMAGVRPKPQDLVKQAYSHLIPALENAFREAKRTLRAPPDPAPYAGFFTYRNMTFYEIKPDVNGVLIMQQFGPQIDTAVPSKYRTILLDYLQDRVFRVVFQGPYPCKLKVNSASVSLEAQDRQLFNFYTFNKKGLSPGFDSPALNTYRVTRIAGRPYFTS
- the trappc6b gene encoding trafficking protein particle complex subunit 6b, giving the protein MADEAPFQLLHYELLQYIYKAADGGDAEQGRNVTKLESMGFRVGQGLLERLTKDTARFKDELDVMKFICKDFWTCVFKKQIDNLRTNHQGIYVLQDNAFRLLAQLSAGKQYLELSPKYLAFTCGLVRGALCGLGVKSIVTAEVSVMPACKFQVMIQKM